tatcattgttaacccttgccaatatcaattaatagctttaaattaaacagaatcataacagatccgtggaataggcctactggggaaaccacgttagaaaaacgcgctaagtacactacctcaaaggtggtgtggaaacgtgtgcgcaattatgacgattaccactaTTTGAATCGTTATacctcaaaaacggtggctctcaggaaaaaaagtaataaggcattttttatagataattatctaatccaCATTTTTTGTTAGatctaattttacgataaaacttaccgtttcgctgaaaatagctaaaaaccatatttggtgacctttgaccagGCGCAAAATTTTTAGCACgtgtcggatttatgaggactttttagatttcatttatgatgtgatggtattttgaacaatcctgccaattttcagcttgatggtaatttttgtagcctcggatgcgtaagttgaccggagtataatatttattttatatgtatTAACATCGCTTTTGGAATTGGGTTTTATGGTTTCTCGCAGTATTttggtttttgttgtttttggTCTAATCTCTGTGATgtagtttattaaaaaaagaaaataaaatctgTTACATTAAATCAGAGGAtatttgaaattatattatactTACTCCTTGGATATATACAAACATTGCAGCACTTTCTTTTTACTGTTATAGATCCATCACCACATGCTATAGCTGGACATAAAACCGCTGCACAAGGAGGACCACTTTCAGAAATATCAACAACAGCAACTACCAGAAGAAGGCCCAAAAGGAAGTATATTTTGGAATCCATGTCAATATTTTACAATTAATACAATTGGAGATACTGTTGGTAGAATTTTTATAGCTCTCCTTGTTTACCTGATAACCTCATTgactttattatatttataaattttatattatgcAAATAGAACAATTATATACAAATAGTTCCTGTTTTCTGTCTTTTTTATCTCTACAaatattttgagatttttttatgtttttatttttccagttttcattatacagggtgttttattgggaaacggaaatacttgaatgtgAATAGAAGTCACtaaggcggttctagatataccacATTTATAGCCTCACTGATTTTATAACCTGGACctataactttagaaccaccctgtatatttttttgatatttggtacacatatgtatCATTTACAACCCAACCCatccaactactaatcacaaaaaaatccaggtccggactaaaaaaaattagaaattctttgtggccttgaaacaacaccctgtctattgaaatttttaaaatacgtttgcatatttgaaaagagcacaaaaaactaagtctagtgatttgcttaaatttttcggccagataatttaatgactttaattttgaaatcatatttaaGTTTTAAGAACTCTTAGATTAAAAAACAAATACTCATTCTAAAAATACTCAATACCTATTTACTACATTAGAACGATCCATTTactaatgacaaaaaaaattcaggtccggattaacaaaaaacataaagtaattgtgaccttgaaacaacaacaatattaaaattttccaaattggtttgcacatttgaaaagagcacacaAAACTGAGTTTATAGCTTCGCTTTAACTTTTTGCGCAGACattttaatgactttaatttttaaattaaatctattgaaattttttagaactctgagattaaaaagcaGGCATTAGtaactgttaataataaattaataaagttattgactaaatacttattttaaaaataattaatacttatttactaggtacattggaacgacccacatactaatcacaacaaaaatccaggtcctcattaacaaaaaaaatataaagtaatagtGACCTTGaaaaacatcctgtatattaaaattttcaaagtcCGTTtgaacatttgaaaagagcacagaaaactaagtttaatggttcgcttccattttttgcgcagaaattgtattgactttaattttgaaattaggccgaaatttttaagaactctaacaaaaatttcgataatttcaaaagtaatttcattaaatggtctgcgcaaaaaattaaagcgagccattaaactttgttttttgtgttcttttcaaatgtttaaacggattttgaaaatttcaatatggtttttcaaggtgactattacattatattttttctgaatttttcttgtgattagtaaatgggtcgttccaatgtatAAATGATTACTGATTAcgtttaaaatgagtatttagtCATTaacttattattaaaagttactaATACCTGATTTTTCATATCAAAggtttaaaaaatttcaatagatttaatttcaaaattaaagttactAAATTTTCTGTgcaaaaaattaaagcgaacctgtaaactcagttttttgtgctcttttcaaatgtgcaaaccaatttggaaaatttcaatatacagggtgttgtttcaaggttacaattgctttatgtttttttttgttaatccgcacctggatttttcttgtgattattaAATGGATCGTtctaatgtagtaaataagtactgattatttttagaatgagtatttgttcattaactttattaatttattattaaaagttaataatacctgctttttaatctaagagtttttaaaaacttaaatgtgatttcaaaattaaagtcattaaaaaattgtctggccgaaaaatttaagcaaatcattagacttagtttttgtggtc
This genomic window from Diabrotica virgifera virgifera chromosome 1, PGI_DIABVI_V3a contains:
- the LOC114324367 gene encoding serine protease HTRA3-like isoform X1 — its product is MDSKIYFLLGLLLVVAVVDISESGPPCAAVLCPAIACGDGSITVKRKCCNVCIYPRKNGESCGGGPDEVCAEGLTCCNGVCGTPS